The Castanea sativa cultivar Marrone di Chiusa Pesio chromosome 11, ASM4071231v1 genome contains a region encoding:
- the LOC142615818 gene encoding uncharacterized protein LOC142615818 isoform X2 produces the protein MAKPSRGGRRSPPSGSASGSSSRSRSYSGSDSRSRSSSRSRSVSRSRSLSRSRSRSRSFSSSSSPSRSASSRSPSAPPPKKSPAEVARRGRTPPSQSKRTSPPPRKASPIRESLVLHIEKLSRNVNEGHLKEIFSNYGEVVNVELAMDRAVNIPRGYGYVEFKTRVDAEKAQLFMDGAQIDGNVVQARFTLPPRQKLSPPLKAIASAPKRDVPKTDNVNADGEKDGPKRQRELSPRRKPATSPRRRSPITRRGVSPRRPPDSPPRRRPDSPVRRRLDSPYRRGDTPPRRRPTSPGRGRSSTSPRRNRSPARMRGSPVRRRSPLPPRRRSPPRRARSPLRRSPIGRRRTPPIRRTARSRSRSASPRRGRAPVGRRGRSSSYSGSPSPRKLPRRSRSRSPRRPIKGRSSSNSSRSSSPLLPRKP, from the exons ATGGCGAAGCCAAGCCGAGGAGGCCGCCGGTCGCCGCCGTCAGGGTCCGCGTCGGGCTCGTCCTCTCGCTCCCGGTCCTACTCCGGCTCCGACTCTCGCTCTCGCTCCAGCTCTCGCTCGCGCTCCGTCTCTCGCTcgcgctctctctctcgctctagATCTCGCTCCAGGTCCTTCTCCTCCTCTTCCTCTCCCTCTCGGAGCGCCAGTTCTCGCAGCCCTAGCGCCCCTCCTCCCAAGAAAAG TCCTGCTGAAGTAGCTAGGAGAGGTCGCACTCCACCTTCACAATCTAAAAGAACTTCTCCACCCCCAAG GAAAGCTTCTCCTATTCGAGAGTCGCTTGTTCTTCACATTGAGAAACTAAGCAGGAATGTGAATGAAGGccatttaaaagaaatattca GTAACTATGGTGAAGTTGTAAATGTGGAGCTAGCAATGGATCGCGCT GTCAATATTCCAAGAGGATATGGATATGTGGAGTTCAAGACAAGAGTGGATGCTGAAAAAGCACAACTATTCATGGATGGT GCACAAATTGATGGGAATGTGGTTCAAGCGAGGTTCACGTTACCTCCAAGACAGAAGCTGTCGCCTCCCCTAAAAGCCATTGCCAGTGCACCAAAAAGAGATGTGCCCAAAACTGATAATGTTAATGCTGATGGTGAGAAGGATGGACCAAAGCGACAAAGAGAAC TTTCTCCCCGTCGGAAGCCTGCTACCTCACCTCGAAGGAGATCCCCTATTACTCGAAGGGGTGTATCTCCTAGACGACCACCAGATTCTCCTCCACGTCGTCGTCCAGATTCTCCTGTTCGTCGTAGATTGGATTCTCCTTATCGCCGCGGTGATACACCTCCGAGGAGGAGGCCAACATCTCCTGGCCGTGGTCGTTCCTCAACTTCACCAAGACGCAATAGATCCCCTGCAAG GATGCGTGGCAGTCCTGTTCGCAGACGTTCTCCACTTCCTCCAAGGCGCCG TTCACCTCCAAGACGAGCTCGTAGTCCTCTTAGAAGGTCTCCTATTGGTCGTAGGCGTACTCCTCCTATTCGTAGAACTGCTCGCTCACGTTCACGATCAGCTTCTCCACGGAG AGGTCGAGCACCAGTCGGAAGACGTGGGCGATCATCATCCTACTCTGGATCACCTAGTCCACGCAAG TTACCTCGGAGATCAAGGAGTCGTAGCCCGAGAAG GCCCATTAAAGGAAGAAGCAGTAGCAACAGCAGCCGCAGTAGTTCGCCACTGCTGCCTCGTAAACCATAG
- the LOC142615818 gene encoding uncharacterized protein LOC142615818 isoform X1: protein MAKPSRGGRRSPPSGSASGSSSRSRSYSGSDSRSRSSSRSRSVSRSRSLSRSRSRSRSFSSSSSPSRSASSRSPSAPPPKKSPAEVARRGRTPPSQSKRTSPPPRKASPIRESLVLHIEKLSRNVNEGHLKEIFSNYGEVVNVELAMDRAVNIPRGYGYVEFKTRVDAEKAQLFMDGAQIDGNVVQARFTLPPRQKLSPPLKAIASAPKRDVPKTDNVNADGEKDGPKRQRELSPRRKPATSPRRRSPITRRGVSPRRPPDSPPRRRPDSPVRRRLDSPYRRGDTPPRRRPTSPGRGRSSTSPRRNRSPARRMRGSPVRRRSPLPPRRRSPPRRARSPLRRSPIGRRRTPPIRRTARSRSRSASPRRGRAPVGRRGRSSSYSGSPSPRKLPRRSRSRSPRRPIKGRSSSNSSRSSSPLLPRKP, encoded by the exons ATGGCGAAGCCAAGCCGAGGAGGCCGCCGGTCGCCGCCGTCAGGGTCCGCGTCGGGCTCGTCCTCTCGCTCCCGGTCCTACTCCGGCTCCGACTCTCGCTCTCGCTCCAGCTCTCGCTCGCGCTCCGTCTCTCGCTcgcgctctctctctcgctctagATCTCGCTCCAGGTCCTTCTCCTCCTCTTCCTCTCCCTCTCGGAGCGCCAGTTCTCGCAGCCCTAGCGCCCCTCCTCCCAAGAAAAG TCCTGCTGAAGTAGCTAGGAGAGGTCGCACTCCACCTTCACAATCTAAAAGAACTTCTCCACCCCCAAG GAAAGCTTCTCCTATTCGAGAGTCGCTTGTTCTTCACATTGAGAAACTAAGCAGGAATGTGAATGAAGGccatttaaaagaaatattca GTAACTATGGTGAAGTTGTAAATGTGGAGCTAGCAATGGATCGCGCT GTCAATATTCCAAGAGGATATGGATATGTGGAGTTCAAGACAAGAGTGGATGCTGAAAAAGCACAACTATTCATGGATGGT GCACAAATTGATGGGAATGTGGTTCAAGCGAGGTTCACGTTACCTCCAAGACAGAAGCTGTCGCCTCCCCTAAAAGCCATTGCCAGTGCACCAAAAAGAGATGTGCCCAAAACTGATAATGTTAATGCTGATGGTGAGAAGGATGGACCAAAGCGACAAAGAGAAC TTTCTCCCCGTCGGAAGCCTGCTACCTCACCTCGAAGGAGATCCCCTATTACTCGAAGGGGTGTATCTCCTAGACGACCACCAGATTCTCCTCCACGTCGTCGTCCAGATTCTCCTGTTCGTCGTAGATTGGATTCTCCTTATCGCCGCGGTGATACACCTCCGAGGAGGAGGCCAACATCTCCTGGCCGTGGTCGTTCCTCAACTTCACCAAGACGCAATAGATCCCCTGCAAG AAGGATGCGTGGCAGTCCTGTTCGCAGACGTTCTCCACTTCCTCCAAGGCGCCG TTCACCTCCAAGACGAGCTCGTAGTCCTCTTAGAAGGTCTCCTATTGGTCGTAGGCGTACTCCTCCTATTCGTAGAACTGCTCGCTCACGTTCACGATCAGCTTCTCCACGGAG AGGTCGAGCACCAGTCGGAAGACGTGGGCGATCATCATCCTACTCTGGATCACCTAGTCCACGCAAG TTACCTCGGAGATCAAGGAGTCGTAGCCCGAGAAG GCCCATTAAAGGAAGAAGCAGTAGCAACAGCAGCCGCAGTAGTTCGCCACTGCTGCCTCGTAAACCATAG